One Nonomuraea angiospora DNA segment encodes these proteins:
- a CDS encoding NmrA family NAD(P)-binding protein — protein sequence MTILVTGATGTVGRLVVEELLAAGQHVRALTRNPAKAGLPESVEVVAGDLARPETLKDAFEGVTGAHLINFAGDDYAPLPDGAAIVELAVKAGVRRVTVLGGREDGPLEQALAATEVEWTLLHPVEFMSNTLRWWAQTVKTEGVIKEPFGDRLSALVHERDIAAVAATVLVEGGHGGRTYVLTGPEAITLRQKVEILGTSIGSRVEYVELTVDEARAKWAADGMGEQTIEFLVHALGDTPEVGYTVVPTVREITGRDARSFAQWASENADAFRA from the coding sequence ATGACCATCCTCGTCACCGGAGCCACCGGGACCGTCGGCCGTCTCGTCGTCGAGGAGCTCCTCGCGGCCGGGCAGCACGTACGCGCCCTGACCCGGAACCCCGCCAAGGCCGGACTCCCCGAGAGCGTCGAGGTCGTCGCCGGTGACCTCGCCCGGCCCGAGACGCTGAAGGACGCCTTCGAGGGCGTCACCGGCGCGCACCTCATCAACTTCGCGGGCGACGACTACGCGCCCCTGCCGGACGGCGCCGCGATCGTGGAGCTGGCCGTCAAGGCGGGCGTGCGGCGGGTCACCGTGCTGGGCGGCCGCGAGGACGGCCCGCTCGAGCAGGCGCTGGCCGCGACCGAGGTGGAGTGGACGCTGCTGCACCCGGTCGAGTTCATGTCCAACACGCTGCGCTGGTGGGCGCAGACCGTGAAGACGGAAGGCGTCATCAAGGAGCCGTTCGGCGACCGGCTGAGCGCCCTCGTGCACGAGCGCGACATCGCCGCCGTGGCCGCGACGGTGCTGGTCGAGGGCGGCCACGGCGGCAGGACGTACGTGCTGACGGGTCCCGAGGCGATCACGCTCAGGCAGAAGGTCGAGATCCTGGGCACCTCGATCGGCAGCCGCGTCGAGTACGTGGAGCTGACCGTGGACGAGGCGCGGGCCAAGTGGGCCGCCGACGGCATGGGCGAGCAGACCATCGAGTTCCTTGTCCACGCCCTGGGCGACACCCCGGAGGTCGGCTACACGGTGGTCCCGACCGTGCGCGAGATCACCGGCCGGGACGCGCGCAGCTTCGCTCAGTGGGCCTCGGAGAACGCCGACGCGTTCCGGGCGTGA
- a CDS encoding sensor histidine kinase, translating to MRFVLLGAGVFAASLLVVNGQIGVPSSLPFPVLVAVAAVAGLAAWQARRSWWPLAAVGAAGYVWLVMWPPLLVACYYAGLALSGRRLAAYLGGCLAVCGIAALAGAGRGGPYELMTATTGNALILALAVIGLPLALGLLVRTRREAARERAERREHEHVMRAERARAQERARIAREMHDVVAHRVSLMVLHAGALEMRASDEETERAAALIGGIGREALANLRDVLGVLRTPENSQRRPPPALGDLDRLLDQSRALGIAVARHDEGEARPVEPAVERTAYRVVQEALTNVHKHAGDAATDVLIRYGPGELEVEVRNQAPGSPPEELPGAGWGLVGLRERVELLGGTLRTSAQDGGGFLVSARIPA from the coding sequence ATGCGGTTCGTGCTGCTCGGCGCAGGTGTGTTCGCGGCCTCGCTGCTCGTGGTGAACGGGCAGATCGGGGTGCCGTCGAGCCTGCCGTTCCCGGTGCTCGTCGCGGTCGCCGCGGTCGCGGGCCTGGCCGCCTGGCAGGCGCGGCGGTCCTGGTGGCCGCTGGCCGCGGTGGGCGCCGCCGGCTACGTGTGGCTGGTGATGTGGCCGCCGCTGCTGGTGGCCTGCTACTACGCGGGCCTGGCCCTGAGCGGGCGGCGCCTGGCCGCGTACCTCGGGGGCTGCCTGGCCGTGTGCGGGATCGCCGCGCTGGCGGGCGCGGGGCGCGGCGGCCCGTACGAGCTGATGACCGCCACCACGGGCAACGCGCTGATCCTGGCGCTGGCCGTGATCGGGCTGCCGCTGGCGCTCGGCCTCCTGGTGCGCACCCGCCGGGAAGCGGCCAGGGAGCGCGCGGAGCGCCGCGAGCACGAGCACGTCATGCGGGCCGAACGGGCCAGGGCGCAGGAGCGGGCCAGGATCGCCAGGGAGATGCACGACGTGGTCGCGCACCGGGTCTCGCTCATGGTGCTGCACGCGGGCGCGCTGGAGATGCGGGCGTCCGACGAGGAGACGGAGCGGGCCGCCGCCCTGATCGGCGGGATCGGGCGGGAGGCGCTGGCGAACCTGCGCGACGTGCTCGGCGTCCTGCGCACGCCCGAGAACTCCCAGCGCCGGCCGCCGCCCGCCCTGGGGGACCTCGACCGGCTGCTCGACCAGTCCCGCGCCCTGGGCATCGCGGTGGCCAGGCACGACGAGGGCGAGGCGCGGCCGGTCGAGCCGGCCGTGGAGCGGACGGCGTACCGGGTGGTCCAGGAGGCGCTCACCAACGTGCACAAGCACGCGGGCGACGCCGCCACGGACGTGCTCATCCGCTACGGGCCCGGGGAGCTGGAGGTGGAGGTGCGCAACCAGGCGCCGGGGTCGCCGCCCGAGGAGCTGCCCGGCGCGGGCTGGGGCCTGGTGGGGCTGCGGGAACGGGTGGAGCTGCTCGGCGGCACGCTCCGTACCAGCGCCCAGGACGGCGGCGGCTTCCTCGTGAGCGCCAGGATCCCGGCATGA
- a CDS encoding alpha/beta hydrolase family protein, with the protein MRKTLATVVTSLAVLAGAAPAQAADLALPKPTGPRPVGTTSLHLVDSSRPDPWNPEASRRELMVSLWYPARKAAGRPAPYVTPQESAAIVKGFPDVSPDALTKTRTYARLDAPVRGGRLPLVVMSPGFSFPRATLTSLAEELASRGYLVAAVEHTYESVATTFPDGRTTTCLACVKGQDNVKVAASRVKDVRFVLGELVRGRWGKAIDRSRIAMVGHSMGGYATAQTMLADTRIKAGVNLDGTFALDEPLDRPFMLVGAPGHAPGYGSWDRAWTNLKGWKRWITVAGTDHSAFVDYAVLRPALGLPAQELDGARALRITRAHLVGFLDLHLLGKRTPVEAYPEVTDHARNASAFSEAH; encoded by the coding sequence ATGCGTAAAACCCTCGCGACAGTCGTGACGTCCCTGGCCGTCCTCGCCGGAGCAGCACCGGCGCAGGCGGCCGACCTTGCCCTTCCGAAGCCGACCGGGCCGCGGCCCGTCGGCACGACCAGCCTGCACCTGGTGGACTCGAGCCGCCCCGACCCCTGGAACCCCGAGGCGTCCCGGCGCGAGCTGATGGTCTCGCTCTGGTACCCGGCCAGGAAGGCCGCGGGGCGGCCCGCGCCGTACGTGACGCCCCAGGAGTCGGCCGCCATCGTGAAGGGCTTCCCGGACGTCTCCCCGGACGCGCTCACGAAGACCAGGACGTACGCCAGGCTCGACGCCCCCGTGAGAGGGGGCAGGCTGCCCCTGGTCGTCATGTCGCCGGGCTTCTCCTTCCCGCGCGCCACCCTGACCTCGCTGGCCGAGGAGCTGGCGAGCAGGGGATACCTGGTGGCGGCGGTGGAGCACACGTACGAGTCGGTCGCGACCACGTTCCCCGACGGCCGGACCACCACCTGCCTGGCCTGCGTGAAGGGCCAAGACAACGTCAAGGTGGCCGCGAGCCGGGTCAAGGACGTGCGGTTCGTGCTCGGCGAGCTGGTCAGGGGCCGGTGGGGCAAGGCGATCGACCGGTCGAGGATCGCCATGGTCGGCCACTCCATGGGCGGGTACGCCACCGCCCAGACCATGCTGGCCGACACCCGGATCAAGGCCGGCGTCAACCTGGACGGCACGTTCGCGCTGGACGAGCCGCTCGACCGGCCGTTCATGCTGGTCGGGGCGCCGGGGCACGCCCCCGGCTACGGCTCCTGGGACAGGGCCTGGACCAATCTGAAGGGCTGGAAGCGCTGGATCACGGTGGCGGGGACCGACCACTCGGCGTTCGTGGACTACGCCGTGCTCAGGCCGGCGCTCGGCCTGCCCGCGCAGGAGCTGGACGGCGCGCGGGCGCTGCGGATCACCCGCGCTCACCTGGTCGGCTTCCTCGACCTGCACCTGCTCGGTAAGCGGACCCCGGTCGAGGCTTATCCCGAGGTCACCGATCACGCCCGGAACGCGTCGGCGTTCTCCGAGGCCCACTGA
- a CDS encoding response regulator yields MIRVLVVDDEELVRSGLRLILEAAGDIAIAGEARDGAEAVSAVRRLRPEVVLMDVRMPGMDGLTAAARLLSEPDAPKLIMLTTFDLDEYVHEALRLGAVGFLLKDTPPRELAAAVRTVAGGQAMLSPSVTRRLIASYANRAPSRAEVARRQLDRLTGREEDVIRAVARGLSNAEIGRELRLTEATVKAHVSRMLAKLGLANRVQAAILVHDADLG; encoded by the coding sequence ATGATCAGGGTGCTCGTCGTGGACGACGAGGAGCTCGTCCGTTCGGGGCTGCGGCTGATCCTGGAGGCGGCGGGCGACATCGCGATCGCCGGTGAGGCCCGCGACGGCGCGGAGGCCGTCTCCGCCGTGCGGCGGCTGCGGCCCGAGGTCGTGCTGATGGACGTCCGCATGCCGGGCATGGACGGCCTGACCGCCGCCGCGCGGCTCCTGTCCGAGCCGGACGCGCCCAAGCTGATCATGCTGACCACGTTCGACCTGGACGAGTACGTGCACGAGGCGCTGCGCCTGGGCGCGGTCGGGTTCCTGCTCAAGGACACCCCGCCGAGAGAGCTGGCCGCCGCCGTCCGCACGGTCGCCGGCGGCCAGGCCATGCTCTCGCCCTCGGTCACCAGGCGCCTGATCGCCTCGTACGCGAACCGGGCCCCCTCCCGCGCCGAGGTGGCGCGCAGGCAGCTCGACCGGCTCACCGGGCGGGAGGAGGACGTGATCAGGGCCGTCGCCCGCGGCCTGTCCAACGCCGAGATCGGCCGCGAGCTACGCCTGACGGAGGCGACGGTGAAGGCGCACGTCAGCCGCATGCTGGCCAAGCTGGGCCTGGCCAACCGCGTCCAGGCCGCCATCCTGGTCCACGACGCCGACCTGGGCTAG
- a CDS encoding ABC transporter ATP-binding protein, with translation MTETQTTAEAVSTARPSLLEARDLRVEFPSRGRRAKAVDGVNLAVGEGEIVALVGESGCGKTTLARTLLGLERPTSGEVRYGGAALDYGSRALKAYRRQVQLVLQDPTGSLNPRHTVYEAVAEGPRIHGLPDEREVVAEALSRAGLRPPDRFFLRYPHELSGGQRQRVVIAGALALNPKVLIADEPVASLDASVRGEILALMLRLRDELGLSALVVTHDLGLAWNIADRVAVMYLGRIVESGPVEQVLTAPRHPYTQALMSVLPESPERVVLTGEPPDPTRIPGGCRFHARCQVLASGKAAEAGVDGRCRSELLDILPAVPGAQAACYYADAAGA, from the coding sequence ATGACCGAGACGCAGACCACCGCCGAGGCGGTCTCCACGGCCCGGCCGAGCCTGCTGGAGGCCCGCGACCTGCGCGTGGAGTTCCCCTCGCGGGGCCGCCGCGCCAAGGCCGTGGACGGCGTGAACCTGGCCGTCGGCGAGGGCGAGATCGTGGCCCTGGTCGGCGAGTCGGGCTGCGGCAAGACCACGCTGGCGCGCACGCTGCTCGGCCTCGAACGCCCCACCTCGGGCGAGGTCCGCTACGGCGGCGCCGCCCTGGACTACGGCTCCAGGGCGCTCAAGGCGTACCGCAGGCAGGTGCAGCTCGTGCTGCAGGACCCGACCGGCTCGCTCAACCCCAGGCACACCGTCTATGAGGCGGTCGCCGAGGGGCCGCGCATCCACGGCCTGCCGGACGAGCGGGAGGTCGTGGCCGAGGCCCTGTCCAGGGCGGGGCTGCGGCCGCCGGACCGGTTCTTCCTGCGCTACCCGCACGAGCTGTCCGGCGGGCAGCGGCAGCGCGTGGTGATCGCCGGGGCGCTGGCGCTCAACCCGAAGGTGCTGATCGCCGACGAGCCGGTGGCCTCGCTGGACGCCTCCGTGCGCGGCGAGATCCTGGCCCTGATGCTGCGGCTGCGCGACGAGCTGGGGCTGTCGGCCCTGGTCGTCACCCACGACCTGGGCCTGGCCTGGAACATCGCCGACCGGGTGGCGGTCATGTACCTGGGCCGGATCGTCGAGTCGGGGCCGGTGGAGCAGGTGCTGACCGCGCCGCGGCACCCGTACACGCAGGCCCTGATGTCGGTGCTGCCGGAGTCTCCCGAGCGGGTGGTGCTGACCGGCGAGCCGCCGGACCCGACCCGGATCCCGGGCGGGTGCCGCTTCCACGCCCGCTGCCAGGTGCTGGCCTCCGGGAAGGCGGCCGAGGCGGGGGTGGACGGCAGGTGCCGGTCGGAGCTGCTGGACATCCTGCCGGCCGTGCCCGGGGCCCAGGCGGCCTGCTACTACGCGGACGCCGCCGGCGCCTAG